CCGCTCGGGCAATCTCGGGCTGCAGATCGTACGAACGCTGGTGGAGGGCGAGTTGGGCGGCACCTTCGACATGGTGGCGGCCCCGGAGCGCGGCACCCAGGTGATCCTGGACATCCCGGTGCCGCCCAACAAGTAACGGACCGCCGGCGCGGTCCGTTCACCCGTGCAGTCGCAAACAGCAATGAGCCCCGGACCAAGATCTGGTCCGGGGCTGAAAGCTCGTTGCGATATGCGATGCGCATCGGGGGTACTGCGCGCTGCGGCTCGGGGGCGGGAGATGCGTACTCGCTGTACGCGCCGCCGGGCTCAGGCTGTTACGGGGTGGAGCGTCAGGCGGTGGCCTGACGGGCTCGGTTGCGGGCGGCGCGGCGCTTCATCGCGCGGCGCTCGTCCTCGCTGAGGCCACCCCAGACGCCGGAGTCCTGGCCGGACTCGAGCGCCCACTGCAGGCACTGCTCCATGACGGGGCAGCGGCGGCAGACGGCCTTGGCTTCCTCGATCTGCAGCAGCGCAGGACCGGTGTTGCCGATGGGGAAGAAGAGCTCGGGGTCTTCCTCGCGGCAAACGGCGTTGTGACGCCAGTCCATGGCTGCTACCTCTCCTTGGTATTACGTGCAAGTTGCTTGTGAATGTGAACGCTTTCACGAATCCCTCAACAAGTGAAGGGCCGACTGCCAGATGGACTGGCGTGGTCCTGTGTTTTGAGGAGGGGTTCTGGCTCTCTGTGGGGGCCGATGTTGCGGGCCGTCCCGAGCGCCACGTAGAGACTCGCAAACCTCAGCGGCGGATACAACCCCTTCTGGAAAGTTTTTTTTGATTCCTCGGTGTCGACTAGGTCACAGCCGTACTTCCATGGGGTGGATCCTGGCCTAAACGTTCGAGTGAAAGGACTTTGGGCCCTTCCGCTCACACAATCACACGCAGTGCACGGCGTACGCCTGTGAACGTCACGCTCGTGCGCAGCCCTAGGTGGTCGCCGTCCATCTGCAGGGGTAGCGGGGCCTTCGAATGCAAGGTGAAGTCCGTCAAGTCGTGCAGTGAGAGAGCGTGCTTGCCATGGGGTCCGCGCTCGGGGGACGAAGTGAGCAACTGGGTCGCATACCGGGCAACCGAGGGCGTCGACATGCGGCTCAGGCCGAGTACGTCGAGCCCGGTATCGAACGAGGCCTTAGGTGAGGCGTACACCGGACGATTGCCGAGAAACGTCCATGGGGACGTGTTGCAGATTATGGACAGGACCAGATCGGTGACCGGATCCTGGCCGGGCTGCTCCAGCGTGATGGTGCCGTGTCTGCGGTGAGGTTCGTCCAAAAACTGGCGTACGACCTGGCGGAGATAGAGCGCATGCGTGGAGCGCTTGCCCCGTTCGCGCTGCTGTTCGACCCGGCCGATGACCCCGGCGTCGAAGCCGAGACCCGCGCAGAAGGTGAACCAGCGGGCCGGCACCGACTCGTCCTCGGTACCCGGGGTGCCCGCGGCGAGACCGAGCCCGATCGTGCGCTCCCGGCTCTCGCGCAGGGCGTCCAGCAGAGCGCCGGTCGCCTCGACGGCGTCGTTGGGCAGGCCCAGTGCGCGGGCGAAGACATTGGTGGAGCCGCCGGGGACCACCGCGAGGCGCGGCAGATGGTCCGGGTCGGGGCCGTTGTGCAGCAGGCCGTTCACGACCTCGTTGACCGTGCCGTCGCCGCCGAGGGCCACGACCAGGTCTATGTCCTCGCTCTCCGCGGCCTGCCGGCCGAGGTCCCTGGCATGCCCGCGGTACTCGGTGGTGACCGCCTCGAGTTTCATCTCGCTGGCCAATGCGTGGGTCAGGACGTCACGCGTACGCGCACTCGTGGTGGTTGCCGCCGGATTGACCACGAGAAGTGCACGCATGAGATGCAGGGTACCTACTGGGTGGTACTCGGCCCAGACCGAGGTGGGGGTCGGGTAGGGATCGGGTAAGAGCTCGGCACGTGATCCCGGGCACCGGAGCCGGGGGATCCCGGGCACCGGAGCCGGGGGATCCCGGGCACCGGGGCCGAGGGCGGCCGGAGGCGGAGGGCTACCCTGCTGGGGTGAGTGCTGAGCAGAATCCCGCCCCGAAGACGCCCGCGGACCACCAGGGCGCCGAGCCCCGCCCCGGGCGGCTGACCGCCGCGGCGGCGCTGGCCGCGCTGGAAGGCCTCGCGCTCGTCACGGGCGGCGTCTGGATGCTCGTACTCGGCCTCACGGGTGACGGGGACGACCGGCAGCAGGCCGTCACCGGCGGTGTCACGGTGATCCTGCTCGCGCTGCTGCCCCTGCTCGCCGCCCGCGGGCTGCTGCTGCGCCGCAGCTGGAGCCGGGGCCCGGCGGTGATCACGCAGATCATGGCGCTTCCGGTGGCCTACAGCCTGCTGCAGGCCGACAGCGTCGCGATTCCGGCGGGCATCGCCCTCGCGGTCGTCGCCGTCGCGGCGCTCGTGCTGCTGGTGAACCCGGCAACGACCAGGGCCCTCGGAATCCGAGGGCCCGGCGCAGACGTGCAGGATCAGAAGTAGGACCTGGCCTACTCCTCGACGAGCAGCTTCTCCCGCAGCTGGGCCAGCGTGCGGGCCAGCAGGCGCGAGACGTGCATCTGGGAGATGCCGACCTCCTGCGCGATCTGCGACTGCGTCATGTTGCCGAAGAAGCGCAGCAGCAGGATCCGCTTCTCGCGCGGCGGCAGATCCTCAAGGAGCGGTTTGAGGGACTCGCGGTACTCGACGCCCTCCAGTGCCTCGTCCTCGGCGCCGAGGGTGTCCGCGACGGCCGGCGACTCGTCGTCGGTGTCGGGGACGTCCAGGGACAGCGTGGAGTACGCGTTGGCGGACTCCAGGCCCTCCAGGACCTCCTCCTCCGAGATGCCCAGCTTCTCCGCCAGCTCGTGCACCGTGGGGGAGCGGCCGTGCAGCTGGGAGAGCTCCGCGGTCGCCGTAGTGAGCGCGAGGCGCAGCTCCTGAAGCCGGCGCGGCACGCGCACCGCCCAGCCCTTGTCGCGGAAGTGCCGCTTGATCTCGCCGACGACCGTCGGGGTCGCGTACGTCGAGAACTCGACGCCGCGCTCCGGGTCGAAGCGGTCGACGGACTTGATCAGGCCGATGGTGGCGACCTGGGTGAGGTCGTCCAGCGGCTCCCCGCGGTTGCGGAAGCGGCGCGCGAGATGCTCGACGAGCGGCAGGTGCATGCGGACCAGCTGGTTGCGCAGCTCCGCGTACTCGGCGCTGCCGTCCTTCAGCTTGCGCAGCTCGATGAACATCGCCCGAGCTCCGCTGCGGTCCTGCGGGTCGTGCTGCGTGTGCTGGCGGCTCGGCCCCTGCACCGGCGGGGCGCTGGGCCCCTGGGGTGCGCTCTGCACATCCGGCGCGGCCGGCTTGTCGTGTCGCTCGTGCTCGCTCATAGTCCCGCCCGTCACCATTTCCCGAGCTCGCGGCTCCTCCCCCAGGTCCTCGACCTTGCTTGAACGAGGGGGACCCGCATGAGCAGGGG
Above is a genomic segment from Streptomyces sp. R21 containing:
- a CDS encoding WhiB family transcriptional regulator, with product MDWRHNAVCREEDPELFFPIGNTGPALLQIEEAKAVCRRCPVMEQCLQWALESGQDSGVWGGLSEDERRAMKRRAARNRARQATA
- a CDS encoding diacylglycerol kinase family protein: MRALLVVNPAATTTSARTRDVLTHALASEMKLEAVTTEYRGHARDLGRQAAESEDIDLVVALGGDGTVNEVVNGLLHNGPDPDHLPRLAVVPGGSTNVFARALGLPNDAVEATGALLDALRESRERTIGLGLAAGTPGTEDESVPARWFTFCAGLGFDAGVIGRVEQQRERGKRSTHALYLRQVVRQFLDEPHRRHGTITLEQPGQDPVTDLVLSIICNTSPWTFLGNRPVYASPKASFDTGLDVLGLSRMSTPSVARYATQLLTSSPERGPHGKHALSLHDLTDFTLHSKAPLPLQMDGDHLGLRTSVTFTGVRRALRVIV
- a CDS encoding RNA polymerase sigma factor SigF, with amino-acid sequence MRNGDGPVRDEERGTRELPAEPVDGPGGSRRTADGVDGIPEQARPHPEDGASSAAAEASQQQTEPIDGVSPAHAGPPRSSKVEDLGEEPRAREMVTGGTMSEHERHDKPAAPDVQSAPQGPSAPPVQGPSRQHTQHDPQDRSGARAMFIELRKLKDGSAEYAELRNQLVRMHLPLVEHLARRFRNRGEPLDDLTQVATIGLIKSVDRFDPERGVEFSTYATPTVVGEIKRHFRDKGWAVRVPRRLQELRLALTTATAELSQLHGRSPTVHELAEKLGISEEEVLEGLESANAYSTLSLDVPDTDDESPAVADTLGAEDEALEGVEYRESLKPLLEDLPPREKRILLLRFFGNMTQSQIAQEVGISQMHVSRLLARTLAQLREKLLVEE